CGTTCCACATGGCAGGCAGTCGCGCCGCGACCGAAGCTTTCCTGAAGTGCGTGCCGGAAGAAGGATCGATCGGCGAGAGCGGTCAAGCGATTCTGTACGTCGGCGGCAAAACGACCGTCATCGACGTCAAAGAGCAACTGGAAAAGGATCCTCAGCCAATTGAAGGGTCGAAGCTGAAATACCAGGTCAAAGCTTACTACCCCACGGCTCAGCTCGATCAGGTCGACGGTCAGGAGTTTGCCTGGGTGGAAGTTCCGGAAGCAGAAGGAGCGGAACCACGCAATCCGACGGTGGTGATCGATATTCTGGATGGTGACCAGAAGGTCGATCAGCTGACGCTGCTGGCCAACATGCCGCAGATGAACATGCAAGGCTTTGCTTCCGACGTCTTTGGTCACTTCTGGTATGACTACGGCGAGAAGTCGACCGAAGAGTTGATGCGGGGTGGAGAAGGGGGCTCGCGTATCGACCTCATTCAGGGAGTCGTCGAAGGGACCAGTGACCCAGATAATCCCGGAGCGAAACGCGTTTACTATCGCTACTGGAATCGCAAGAAGGTCGTGGCCTCTGGCGAACTCAAAGATGACGCGACGGAAGTCGACGCGGTCGAAGCGTTCAAGATGCCGTTTGCTACGCTTCGCATGTATGTGAAGAGCCTGGTTGCCGCTAGTGAACCGAAGGCTCAACCAGTTCCGGTTGCCTTTGGCGTTTCCGGTCCGATGGGCAATACGCCTGCGGTGAAAGTGCGATTGACCGTCGACGACAAATCAGAAGTATTCTGGCTGCGAGCCCACATGAACGAACCAGACGTCGGGCTCGATGATGGTTCGACGCTGCATACGCTGAAGGTAGGTGACCGGGAAGTGAAGCTTTCGATGCCGATCAAGTCTTACCCGATTGGCTTCCGGATTCACCTCGATCAATTCGAGCGTCGTCTCGATCCAGGCACCTCGCAGCCGTCGCACTACTCGAGCGACGTGCAGTACCTCGACCGCCAGCACGATCGATATATCATGGCCTCGCTGGTCGGTAGCGATAAGATCGAGCACATGGATATCGCCGAGGCCCGCAACCCCGTTTCGCTGGGAATGGCCGGCACGATGCTCTATTGGATCGACGATTCCGATAGTGGCCAGAAAATCCTGGTGAAAGACCTGAGCAAGCCCGATGAGCCCGCCTCGGAGCTTACGACGCGCACCGGCAAGAATCCGCGAAACCTGGTGGTCGATACCACTGGCAACAAGCTTTGGTGGCTGGCCAAGCAGCCCAGTCGCCTGGCTCGCTCGGATGTCGATGTCCTTATGGAGGCCGATATGGTCGGCGGAAGCCCCAAAGCCGTGGCCATGTTCGACCGGGCTCCGCGTGGCTTGGCCGTTGATTCGGCCGGTGGTTGGGCCTATTTTGGTAACCCTGCTGGTAAGTCGGTCGGTCGCGTGAAGACTGATGGCAGTGAGATGGAAGCCAACTGGCTCGCCGGTACTGGACTGGTAGCCGATGTGGCTCTCTATCCGGCCAAGAAAAGGCTGTACTTCACCGACGTGCTGAACAACGCGATCGGTCAGTCTTCGCTGGATGAGCCGCGTGTCTCGTATGTTTACACCTACTCGAAGGATGGTCATCCCAACAGTCTCGTCGTCAGCGATAAGGGGCTGCTGTATTGGAGCGACGATACGCCCAATGGATTGGACCCCAATGCCCGCAAGCAACTGGGGGATCCTTCGCTCGATCGTAGCAAGCCGCAGGAGATCAACACCGTCATTCGGGTGCTCGATCTCGAAGGGAAGGACAAAGAACCGAAGACACTGCATACCGACTTGTTGTCCAAGCCTGATGGGCTGGCGATCGATCCGGCTTCGGGCGATTTACTGTTTACGCAGACGGCTCTCTTGAAGCGGGACGTCTGGATCACGATGAACGCTCCAGACGATTTCACCGAACCGGCTGGGGGACGTGACCTGCGTATCTTCCAGGAATCGTTCGAAGGGCCTTACCTGGCCGGAACGCCGCAGTATCGCGAGTTCGTCCCTGAGCGTAGCAATGACTCTGAAGTTTACAAATCGGTGTTCTCGGTCAACTACGATCCCGGCACGGC
Above is a window of Blastopirellula marina DNA encoding:
- a CDS encoding YncE family protein; its protein translation is MARPRLVSPDQPLPVRLLLHIYEFAASLSLAVVLLSLMAISLIFATFVEATFNTDVVQFYVYQSWWFGLIYGLLAVNIFCAAAIRYPWKRYQTGFVITHIGLLMLLLSGAISRSKGIDAQVHVWEHDSSELAFDNSYYFDLRVDNDTKTIPMAIADAGEAERHMIEFQPGMFNWSSYDDGFSKWKVAEPELARWFTPVFYISMRNRAGNVMYNQDGVKLEVLDYYADCNWWDNTPTVQLMMSMPKTTERAEDGTMKAVGEQWIPIRLSVFKATQQPKYKFGIGDSQRSGGGNMTFHMAGSRAATEAFLKCVPEEGSIGESGQAILYVGGKTTVIDVKEQLEKDPQPIEGSKLKYQVKAYYPTAQLDQVDGQEFAWVEVPEAEGAEPRNPTVVIDILDGDQKVDQLTLLANMPQMNMQGFASDVFGHFWYDYGEKSTEELMRGGEGGSRIDLIQGVVEGTSDPDNPGAKRVYYRYWNRKKVVASGELKDDATEVDAVEAFKMPFATLRMYVKSLVAASEPKAQPVPVAFGVSGPMGNTPAVKVRLTVDDKSEVFWLRAHMNEPDVGLDDGSTLHTLKVGDREVKLSMPIKSYPIGFRIHLDQFERRLDPGTSQPSHYSSDVQYLDRQHDRYIMASLVGSDKIEHMDIAEARNPVSLGMAGTMLYWIDDSDSGQKILVKDLSKPDEPASELTTRTGKNPRNLVVDTTGNKLWWLAKQPSRLARSDVDVLMEADMVGGSPKAVAMFDRAPRGLAVDSAGGWAYFGNPAGKSVGRVKTDGSEMEANWLAGTGLVADVALYPAKKRLYFTDVLNNAIGQSSLDEPRVSYVYTYSKDGHPNSLVVSDKGLLYWSDDTPNGLDPNARKQLGDPSLDRSKPQEINTVIRVLDLEGKDKEPKTLHTDLLSKPDGLAIDPASGDLLFTQTALLKRDVWITMNAPDDFTEPAGGRDLRIFQESFEGPYLAGTPQYREFVPERSNDSEVYKSVFSVNYDPGTALRYWGCLFVIGGIACMFYMRAYFFKTKRSSDPQARAKAHPAKIQTEVVS